The following coding sequences lie in one Desulfovibrio sp. TomC genomic window:
- the mutM gene encoding bifunctional DNA-formamidopyrimidine glycosylase/DNA-(apurinic or apyrimidinic site) lyase, translating into MPELPEVETIARALAPGLTGRVVTGIDVPDAKVLAGPATRAAFAAAAVGRMIESVGRRAKLLLIALGPRPHIAGDSPIVLALHLKMTGRFHIAPSADAPPAHARLLVHLGDGNALVFSDMRRFGTARLATPDALAAWKFYASLGPEPWDMTPEAFEAALCRKTTRIKAAILDQTVIAGVGNIYADESFFAARIRPDTPAKDLTPARRRKLLAAIQAVITRAIAAGGSTIRDYRTPDGVEGGFQHQFTVYGKAGEPCPTCGKALISIKVAGRTSTFCPQCQK; encoded by the coding sequence ATGCCAGAACTTCCCGAGGTGGAAACCATTGCCCGCGCCCTGGCTCCGGGCCTGACCGGCCGCGTGGTGACCGGGATCGACGTGCCCGACGCCAAGGTTCTGGCCGGACCGGCCACCCGGGCCGCTTTTGCCGCCGCCGCAGTGGGACGCATGATCGAATCGGTCGGCCGCCGGGCCAAGCTGCTGCTCATTGCCCTTGGCCCCAGGCCCCATATTGCAGGGGATAGCCCGATTGTGCTGGCGCTCCATCTCAAAATGACCGGCCGCTTCCACATCGCCCCGTCGGCCGACGCGCCCCCGGCCCATGCCCGGTTGCTCGTCCACCTGGGCGACGGCAATGCCCTGGTTTTTTCCGACATGCGCCGGTTCGGCACGGCCCGGCTGGCGACCCCGGATGCGCTGGCCGCCTGGAAATTCTACGCCTCTCTTGGCCCCGAGCCCTGGGATATGACGCCCGAGGCCTTTGAGGCGGCCCTTTGCCGCAAGACCACCCGCATCAAGGCGGCCATTCTCGATCAGACCGTCATAGCCGGCGTCGGCAACATCTACGCCGACGAATCCTTTTTTGCCGCCCGCATCCGGCCCGACACGCCGGCCAAGGACCTGACCCCGGCCAGACGCCGGAAACTGCTTGCCGCCATCCAGGCCGTCATCACCCGGGCCATTGCCGCCGGCGGCAGCACCATTCGGGATTACCGCACACCCGACGGCGTGGAGGGCGGCTTCCAACACCAGTTTACCGTCTACGGCAAGGCCGGGGAGCCCTGCCCGACCTGCGGTAAGGCCCTTATTTCGATCAAAGTGGCCGGACGGACGTCGACATTTTGTCCGCAGTGCCAGAAGTGA
- a CDS encoding ChaN family lipoprotein: MNAPARAIAASSALRGAGIPRALRAVFVAALLPLAALGAGCVAKHTTPPQFAPETLVDAGAAPLPPAVFARDIAGADYMLLGEEHPNPCDHLAQAAVIRRLAAAGVFPAIGLEMVPADRQPVLDAFNAGSLSLADLPQALDWKTTWGFDFALYAPIFEAAREYQLPLFALNAPAGLAKEVGRLGLDALPPAKRAMLPGAILPPHPAQVEELRVFFAQHGPMGKPPPDPAKAAVPGRDPFDSFLAVQSLWDTQMAARAVLARSLTARPVVVIAGAGHVANGWGIARRLAVYDPSARTVTVVPWRGGEAPDPDEATFFAACPAIQKSRLGMTLSHDQPAPGQPVPPLLVTTVAPGSAAETAGLLAGDAVTAAGKHPATDLAVLHQAAMEAAKAGDPLTLTVSRAGETLTITIPLAAPPAGK; the protein is encoded by the coding sequence ATGAACGCGCCGGCCCGTGCAATCGCTGCCTCTTCGGCCCTCCGGGGCGCGGGAATCCCCCGCGCCCTGCGGGCCGTTTTTGTGGCCGCCCTCTTGCCCTTGGCCGCTCTCGGCGCCGGGTGTGTGGCCAAGCACACCACACCGCCGCAGTTCGCCCCGGAAACCCTTGTCGACGCAGGAGCCGCGCCGCTGCCCCCGGCCGTTTTTGCCCGGGATATCGCCGGAGCCGACTACATGCTCCTTGGCGAAGAGCACCCCAATCCCTGCGACCACCTGGCTCAGGCCGCCGTCATCCGCCGGCTGGCCGCTGCCGGCGTTTTCCCGGCCATAGGGCTGGAAATGGTCCCGGCCGACCGGCAGCCCGTCCTGGATGCCTTCAACGCCGGTTCCCTGTCCCTGGCCGACCTGCCGCAGGCCCTGGACTGGAAAACCACCTGGGGCTTTGATTTTGCCCTCTATGCCCCCATTTTCGAAGCAGCCCGGGAATATCAGCTGCCCCTTTTCGCCTTGAACGCTCCCGCCGGACTGGCCAAAGAGGTCGGCCGTCTGGGCCTTGACGCCCTGCCCCCGGCAAAGCGGGCCATGCTCCCCGGGGCCATCCTGCCGCCCCACCCGGCCCAGGTCGAGGAATTGCGCGTGTTTTTTGCCCAGCACGGCCCCATGGGCAAACCGCCCCCCGACCCCGCCAAAGCGGCTGTGCCCGGCCGCGACCCTTTTGACAGCTTCCTCGCGGTCCAATCCCTGTGGGACACCCAGATGGCGGCCCGGGCCGTCCTGGCCCGCAGCCTGACCGCCCGCCCGGTGGTGGTCATCGCCGGCGCCGGCCATGTGGCGAACGGCTGGGGCATTGCCCGGCGGCTGGCGGTCTACGATCCGTCGGCCAGGACCGTCACCGTTGTTCCCTGGCGCGGCGGCGAGGCCCCGGACCCGGATGAAGCCACGTTTTTTGCCGCCTGTCCGGCCATCCAGAAAAGCCGGCTCGGCATGACGCTTTCCCATGACCAGCCCGCCCCGGGCCAGCCTGTCCCGCCGCTGCTCGTAACAACCGTGGCCCCGGGCTCTGCCGCCGAGACCGCCGGGCTGCTGGCCGGCGACGCCGTCACTGCGGCCGGGAAACATCCGGCCACCGATCTGGCCGTGCTGCATCAGGCCGCCATGGAAGCCGCCAAGGCCGGTGATCCCCTCACGCTGACCGTCTCCCGGGCCGGCGAAACGCTCACCATCACCATCCCGCTCGCCGCGCCGCCGGCCGGAAAATAA
- a CDS encoding phenylacetate--CoA ligase family protein — protein MTRKDRTEGIFSRREVLDESERRQYYQIQIKDLLSYAYRYSEDVKKRFDRAQFQASKFKTLSDLKHIPILKKKELIFLQSMGPRLGGLLTKDMGELRRIFLSPGPIFDPEDREDDYWGWTEGFYASGFRSGDLVQVTFNYHLTPAGLMFEEPLKNLGCAVVPAGPGNSATQLEIMQKLRATGYVGTPSYLMHLAQKGEEMGLNLRKDLYLEVAFVTGEKFSEKLRANLEKKFDIIMRQGYGTADVGCIGYECFHKTGLHIANRAFVEICHPDTGIPLKDGEVGEIVVTAFNKTYPLIRLATGDLSYIERAPCPCGRTSPRLGSIVGRVDTTARIKGMFVYPHQVEQVITRFEEIKRWQIEVTNPGGIDEMNLIIEASNFKREEDLLHKFREKIKLRPGLTVVAPGTLPPQIKPIEDKRKWD, from the coding sequence ATGACCCGTAAGGACCGCACCGAGGGCATTTTTTCCCGCCGGGAAGTGCTCGACGAATCTGAACGCCGGCAATACTACCAGATCCAGATCAAGGATCTGCTCTCGTATGCGTACCGGTATTCCGAAGACGTCAAAAAGCGCTTTGACCGCGCCCAGTTCCAGGCCTCGAAGTTCAAGACCCTCTCGGACCTCAAGCACATACCCATTCTGAAGAAGAAAGAACTCATCTTTCTGCAGTCCATGGGTCCACGCCTGGGAGGGCTGCTCACCAAGGACATGGGCGAGTTGCGGCGGATTTTTCTGTCCCCCGGACCGATCTTCGACCCCGAGGACCGCGAGGACGATTACTGGGGCTGGACCGAAGGCTTTTACGCCAGCGGCTTCCGCTCCGGCGACCTCGTACAGGTGACTTTCAACTATCATCTCACGCCGGCCGGCCTCATGTTCGAGGAGCCGCTTAAAAACCTGGGCTGCGCCGTGGTCCCTGCCGGTCCCGGCAACTCGGCCACCCAGCTCGAAATCATGCAGAAGCTGCGGGCCACCGGCTATGTCGGCACCCCGAGCTACCTCATGCACCTGGCCCAGAAGGGCGAGGAGATGGGGCTCAATCTGCGCAAAGACCTGTATCTGGAGGTGGCCTTCGTCACCGGTGAAAAATTCTCCGAAAAGCTGCGGGCCAATCTGGAGAAGAAGTTCGACATCATTATGCGCCAGGGCTACGGCACGGCGGATGTCGGCTGCATCGGCTACGAGTGCTTCCACAAGACGGGTCTGCACATCGCCAACCGGGCTTTTGTCGAAATCTGCCATCCGGACACGGGCATTCCGCTCAAGGACGGCGAGGTCGGCGAAATCGTGGTCACGGCCTTTAACAAGACCTACCCGCTGATCCGTCTGGCCACGGGCGACCTCTCTTACATCGAGCGCGCCCCCTGCCCCTGCGGCCGGACTTCGCCGCGCCTGGGCTCCATTGTCGGACGCGTGGACACCACCGCCCGCATCAAGGGGATGTTCGTCTACCCGCACCAGGTCGAGCAGGTCATCACCCGCTTCGAGGAAATCAAGCGCTGGCAGATCGAAGTCACCAACCCCGGCGGCATCGACGAGATGAACCTCATCATCGAGGCCTCCAACTTCAAACGTGAAGAAGATCTGCTCCACAAGTTCCGGGAGAAGATCAAGCTGCGTCCAGGACTGACCGTGGTGGCCCCCGGCACCCTGCCGCCGCAGATCAAGCCCATCGAAGACAAACGCAAGTGGGATTAG
- a CDS encoding acyltransferase family protein — MMYSIQILRIIGMLMVVYIHIGVYMTLVNNVGNSIFHAIPEIFMCKAFIFFSISGFIMSFLIDIGYKNFLVRRMLRVYPTFLIACTIAIALRYILFDQLPGHDMFLAVTLLPVGFVDYPLKIEWTLIYEIGYYIIITPFSFSKLRRYFVPFLLVWAAVIFIAYYASGITTFYVLPPWKRLFVSFVNIYFITGALSYYVAKHLRFDWWPIYVAAIIASAATTVITSEIWKLEPYNMKQLLTWSLCSAVTIVSLVKLENHFKTPWIKAIGQWGDYAYAVYLTHALIVGVFFSWLVYHFGWTLDNRHALIALGLILLVGYGLGRLDASIHNYLKRKFS, encoded by the coding sequence ATGATGTATTCCATTCAGATTTTGCGAATTATCGGTATGTTAATGGTTGTCTATATTCACATTGGTGTCTATATGACGCTTGTTAATAATGTTGGAAACTCAATTTTCCATGCCATTCCAGAAATATTTATGTGTAAAGCATTTATATTTTTTAGCATATCTGGCTTCATAATGAGTTTCCTTATTGATATTGGCTATAAGAATTTTCTTGTCAGGCGAATGCTCCGGGTTTATCCGACGTTTCTTATCGCTTGTACCATAGCCATTGCATTACGCTATATTCTTTTTGACCAACTGCCTGGGCATGATATGTTTTTAGCTGTGACTTTGCTGCCGGTCGGATTTGTGGATTATCCACTCAAAATAGAATGGACGCTCATTTATGAAATCGGATATTACATTATTATAACACCTTTTTCGTTTTCGAAGCTGCGTCGCTATTTTGTCCCTTTTTTATTGGTGTGGGCTGCAGTTATTTTTATTGCTTATTATGCTTCAGGCATCACTACATTTTATGTCTTGCCGCCCTGGAAACGTTTGTTTGTTTCTTTTGTCAATATCTACTTCATTACTGGAGCGCTATCGTATTATGTCGCTAAACATCTCCGCTTTGATTGGTGGCCGATCTACGTTGCTGCAATTATCGCCAGCGCTGCCACAACCGTGATCACTTCGGAGATCTGGAAGCTTGAACCGTACAACATGAAGCAACTCCTCACCTGGAGCCTGTGCAGCGCCGTCACCATCGTGTCCCTGGTCAAGCTCGAAAATCATTTCAAGACACCCTGGATCAAAGCCATAGGGCAATGGGGCGATTACGCCTATGCCGTCTATCTCACCCACGCACTTATTGTCGGGGTCTTCTTCTCCTGGCTCGTCTACCACTTTGGCTGGACCTTGGATAATCGCCACGCCCTGATCGCTTTGGGCCTCATCCTCCTTGTGGGCTACGGGCTGGGGCGTCTTGATGCCTCCATCCACAATTATTTGAAGCGGAAGTTTTCCTGA
- a CDS encoding radical SAM protein, translating into MSLGLDLLGARICTFDCLYCEAGVTEALTTVRKPYVPARRILDELAAWKAAGHAMPDVVTLGGLGEPCLNTDLGDIIAGTKELFPDIPVAVLTNSSLTPDPDVRGALCAADLVLPSMDTLVASEYRRLNRPQAAIGLDAIRRGLLDFRAMYGGSIFLEVLLLAGLNDTAENLELLQGFCRELAPTRVDVVTMSRPGAYAGASAVSREVLDRFREVLGSADAATTVSGNAAGHGPTALIGRHSEELAARIAASVARRPQTEEGLAAGLDVPVTQVRQALAALLRTGSVRRQPGEDDFFYSG; encoded by the coding sequence GTGTCGCTGGGCCTGGACCTGCTTGGCGCACGGATCTGCACGTTTGATTGCCTCTACTGCGAGGCCGGCGTCACCGAGGCCCTGACCACCGTCCGAAAGCCCTATGTTCCGGCCAGGCGCATCCTGGACGAGTTGGCAGCCTGGAAGGCTGCCGGCCACGCCATGCCCGACGTCGTGACGCTGGGGGGACTTGGCGAACCCTGCCTCAATACGGACCTCGGCGACATCATCGCCGGGACCAAAGAACTTTTCCCCGACATCCCTGTGGCCGTGCTCACCAATTCGAGCCTGACCCCTGATCCGGACGTCCGGGGAGCACTGTGCGCCGCCGACCTGGTCCTGCCCTCCATGGACACGTTGGTCGCCTCCGAGTACCGTCGCCTGAACCGCCCCCAGGCCGCCATCGGCCTGGACGCCATCCGACGGGGCCTGCTCGATTTTCGGGCCATGTACGGCGGATCGATCTTTCTCGAAGTGCTTCTTTTGGCCGGTCTCAATGATACGGCCGAAAACCTTGAGCTTTTGCAGGGGTTTTGCCGGGAACTGGCGCCCACCCGGGTGGATGTCGTCACCATGTCCCGGCCCGGAGCCTATGCCGGCGCGTCGGCTGTTTCGCGCGAGGTCCTCGACCGTTTTCGCGAGGTCCTCGGCAGTGCCGACGCAGCAACGACCGTGTCCGGCAACGCTGCCGGACACGGGCCGACGGCCCTGATCGGCCGGCATTCGGAGGAGCTTGCGGCCCGCATCGCCGCCTCCGTGGCCCGTCGCCCCCAGACCGAGGAAGGGCTGGCTGCCGGACTCGACGTGCCTGTTACGCAGGTGCGCCAGGCCCTTGCCGCCCTCCTGCGGACCGGTTCGGTTCGCAGACAGCCAGGTGAGGATGATTTTTTCTATTCCGGATGA
- a CDS encoding ATP-binding protein: MAKDVLCADTPLSLKRLLDPLTSLLGIPVTVRSAGQTSVWPDPGTEAHSILHREFADRGPCPLLQDAEIPSDGSPPHVLCPLGMTLRRFALPLRDGASGVLTLGPYFTNPADRQDLFGRSAAADAALHLVPCLSAERQTTLQAFYQEFAAFAGSAAKAGAAKELFLANMSHELRTPLNGIMGMLSLLLQSEEDQRRRQFLELAMNASNQLLGVINALLDMTTITAGRLTLAEEVFDLRATLGALFTMCGEDAAARGLDFQAVVADDTPQFLVGDAQRLRQVLLNLIHNALKYTERGSIAVRVSIEPADAGPADVVPVRFAVRDTGIGVSPDRQAGIFEHFTIGEPFLSKRYAQAGLGLAISKEIVEKMGGSLRLESTLGLGSEFFFTARLRRPSPQDPVFLHDGTQAAGEWSASLCQGAVIVYAEDDPVAQLLVRRILEDRGYAPIIATSCEQLFEILGARPVDLVLMDIQMPGLCGLESTRRIRNGFVPGLPRDIPIVGLSASSTPEDRRLGLDAGMTDYIAKPVTRYELLAVVQRTLSGRAPRIA; this comes from the coding sequence ATGGCAAAAGATGTACTGTGCGCCGACACCCCCCTTTCCCTGAAACGGCTGCTTGACCCCCTGACCAGCCTGCTCGGGATTCCGGTCACCGTGCGATCCGCCGGCCAGACTTCGGTGTGGCCGGACCCCGGGACCGAGGCGCATAGCATCCTGCACCGGGAGTTTGCCGATCGCGGCCCCTGTCCATTGCTTCAGGACGCGGAGATTCCATCAGACGGCAGCCCCCCCCATGTCCTGTGTCCGTTGGGCATGACCTTGCGCCGGTTTGCTCTGCCGCTTCGTGACGGCGCCTCCGGTGTCCTGACCCTTGGCCCCTACTTCACCAATCCGGCCGACCGGCAGGATCTGTTCGGACGCAGCGCCGCCGCCGACGCCGCCCTGCACCTCGTTCCCTGTCTGTCGGCGGAGCGCCAGACCACCTTGCAGGCGTTTTATCAGGAATTTGCCGCTTTTGCCGGTTCAGCCGCCAAGGCCGGCGCGGCCAAGGAACTGTTTCTGGCCAACATGAGCCATGAACTGCGAACACCTTTAAACGGCATCATGGGGATGCTGAGCCTTCTGCTGCAAAGTGAGGAAGACCAGCGCCGCCGCCAGTTCCTGGAACTGGCCATGAACGCCTCCAACCAGCTGCTCGGCGTCATAAACGCCCTGCTCGACATGACCACCATCACCGCCGGCCGCCTGACCCTGGCCGAGGAAGTCTTCGACCTGCGCGCCACCCTGGGGGCGCTTTTTACCATGTGCGGCGAGGACGCCGCCGCCCGCGGTCTGGATTTTCAGGCCGTCGTCGCCGACGATACGCCGCAGTTTCTGGTCGGCGACGCCCAGCGCCTGCGTCAGGTGCTGCTCAACCTGATCCACAATGCGCTCAAATATACCGAGCGCGGCTCTATCGCCGTCCGGGTGTCGATTGAACCGGCAGACGCCGGCCCGGCCGACGTCGTACCCGTCCGTTTCGCCGTGCGCGACACAGGCATCGGCGTCTCCCCGGACAGGCAGGCCGGCATTTTCGAGCATTTCACCATCGGCGAACCATTTCTGAGCAAACGCTACGCCCAGGCAGGCCTGGGGCTGGCCATCTCCAAGGAGATCGTGGAGAAAATGGGCGGCAGCCTGCGCCTTGAAAGTACGCTGGGCCTTGGCAGCGAGTTCTTTTTCACCGCCAGGCTGCGCCGCCCCTCGCCCCAGGATCCGGTCTTTCTGCATGACGGGACCCAGGCCGCGGGCGAGTGGAGCGCCTCCCTGTGCCAGGGAGCGGTCATTGTGTACGCCGAGGACGACCCCGTGGCCCAGCTGCTGGTCCGCCGCATTCTTGAAGATCGGGGATACGCGCCGATCATCGCCACATCCTGCGAACAATTGTTCGAAATCCTGGGCGCCCGGCCCGTGGATTTAGTGCTCATGGACATCCAGATGCCCGGTCTGTGCGGCCTGGAATCCACCCGCCGCATCCGCAACGGTTTCGTTCCGGGTCTGCCCCGGGACATCCCCATCGTGGGGCTTTCCGCTTCTTCCACGCCGGAAGACCGCCGGCTCGGCCTGGACGCCGGGATGACCGATTACATTGCCAAACCCGTCACCCGGTATGAGTTGCTGGCCGTGGTCCAGCGAACTTTATCGGGAAGAGCGCCTCGGATTGCTTGA
- a CDS encoding tRNA (adenine-N1)-methyltransferase, whose protein sequence is MKQGDLILLVSPKGKRYLRRFDPETVLHTQEGMIRFSDVERAGSGGAVTTHIGHVFRILRPSTYDLIKGVKRSTQIMYPKEIGYVILKLGIGPGVRVVESGSGSGGLTLALAWHVGDTGRVYTFEKRPEFYALSGENLDAVGLGHRVSRHNCDIAEGFYPDSVTKGDPQTDPTDADALFLDVRTPWDYLDQAAAVVRPGAPVGFLLPTTNQISELLWAMEKSPFEDIEVLEILVRRYKPVPERLRPEDRMVAHTGFLVFARHGGRDVCPPLPPADFPDSLDALDAPGQTQADASHIPGPAD, encoded by the coding sequence GTGAAACAGGGCGATTTGATACTTCTGGTCTCTCCCAAGGGCAAGCGATATCTGCGGCGTTTTGACCCGGAAACCGTGCTCCATACCCAGGAAGGCATGATCCGGTTCAGCGACGTGGAGCGCGCCGGCAGCGGCGGCGCCGTGACCACCCACATCGGCCACGTCTTTCGCATCCTGCGTCCGTCCACCTATGATCTGATCAAAGGGGTCAAACGCTCGACCCAGATCATGTACCCCAAAGAAATCGGCTACGTCATTTTAAAATTGGGCATCGGCCCCGGGGTGCGGGTGGTGGAATCCGGCAGCGGCTCAGGCGGCCTGACGCTGGCCCTGGCCTGGCACGTGGGCGACACCGGCCGGGTCTATACCTTTGAAAAACGGCCGGAATTCTACGCCCTTTCCGGCGAGAACCTCGACGCCGTGGGCCTTGGCCACCGGGTTTCGCGCCACAACTGCGACATCGCCGAGGGCTTTTACCCGGATTCCGTGACCAAGGGCGATCCGCAAACCGACCCAACCGATGCCGACGCGCTCTTTCTCGACGTGCGCACGCCCTGGGATTATCTGGACCAGGCTGCGGCCGTGGTGCGTCCCGGCGCGCCGGTCGGGTTCCTGCTGCCCACCACCAACCAGATCAGCGAACTGCTCTGGGCCATGGAGAAGTCCCCCTTCGAAGACATTGAGGTGCTGGAAATTCTGGTGCGCCGCTACAAGCCCGTACCCGAGCGTCTGCGCCCCGAAGACCGCATGGTGGCCCACACCGGATTTCTCGTCTTTGCCCGCCACGGCGGCCGGGACGTGTGCCCCCCGCTGCCGCCGGCTGATTTCCCCGACTCCCTCGACGCTCTCGACGCTCCCGGACAGACCCAGGCAGACGCGTCGCACATTCCCGGCCCAGCCGATTGA
- a CDS encoding sialate O-acetylesterase, whose product MTRLTRGRLRRVADAVLLLATLGALTLAGIEVAADLRIEQAQEAVSRRIPHFSDADEIMGYGDTQGREMASCREFVGKKPLVLLVLGQSNVANGALGEYVPLSRVGNFFDGRCFVAKNPLLGTSGERASVVLDFVDAAVEQGLFDSALVVNLAKQGSSVYNWSRHGDLRPLLVHTLDQLKEQGLEVNLVLYHQGEADCLVAMQGWRYALGLHNLFDDLRRMGIAAPILISQVSRHKTLDCPDADPAACSKICPEIRQAQADSVNPAQGIFAGPDTDTAVPERFDGYHMTDAGRQRFAALLLETVRGLPRPGGGASGR is encoded by the coding sequence ATGACTAGGCTGACCCGCGGCCGTCTGCGGCGCGTAGCGGATGCTGTTCTGTTGCTGGCGACCCTTGGGGCGTTGACTTTGGCAGGCATCGAAGTAGCGGCGGATTTGCGTATTGAGCAGGCCCAGGAAGCAGTCAGCCGCCGCATACCGCATTTTTCCGATGCGGACGAAATCATGGGGTACGGCGACACGCAGGGCCGGGAAATGGCGTCGTGCCGGGAATTCGTGGGGAAAAAGCCCCTCGTGCTTCTGGTCCTTGGCCAATCGAACGTGGCCAATGGGGCGCTTGGCGAGTATGTCCCGCTGAGCCGGGTGGGCAATTTTTTTGATGGTCGATGCTTTGTCGCAAAAAATCCGTTGCTGGGTACATCGGGCGAGCGGGCCAGTGTCGTGCTGGATTTTGTCGATGCAGCCGTGGAGCAGGGACTCTTCGACAGTGCCCTCGTCGTCAATCTGGCGAAACAAGGGTCTTCGGTCTACAACTGGTCCCGCCACGGCGATTTGCGCCCCCTGCTTGTGCACACCCTTGATCAGCTCAAGGAACAGGGCCTTGAGGTCAATCTGGTGCTCTACCATCAGGGCGAAGCGGACTGTCTCGTCGCCATGCAGGGGTGGCGCTATGCGCTGGGTTTGCACAATCTCTTTGACGATCTGCGCCGTATGGGGATCGCCGCGCCCATTCTCATTTCCCAGGTCAGCCGGCACAAGACACTCGACTGTCCGGATGCGGACCCGGCTGCCTGTTCCAAAATCTGCCCCGAAATACGCCAAGCCCAGGCCGATAGTGTGAACCCCGCCCAGGGGATTTTTGCCGGGCCGGATACGGACACGGCCGTGCCCGAACGCTTTGACGGGTACCACATGACCGATGCCGGGCGGCAGCGATTTGCCGCCTTGCTCCTGGAGACGGTACGCGGCCTGCCCAGGCCGGGTGGGGGCGCAAGCGGTCGGTAA
- the murJ gene encoding murein biosynthesis integral membrane protein MurJ, which yields MSHHVRQIAKDASIVGGATLLSRILGFFRDMILAYVLGAGISADAFYVAYRLPNMMRRLFAEGSMTMAFVPVFSRLREEVGDEKAFAMPRSAMVWLLLILGVLTTLAIIFARPLTRLITPGFADNPALFELTVDLTRIVFPYIIEISAVALCMGVLNSYGHFLAPALATSELNTIIIVGAGVAWLFHLDVAHTLAWSVVIGGLGQVFMQQPQMKKFGFSWRGPWSFRDKGVARMGLLMLPTAFGAAVYQLNIVIGTLLASYLPTGSISYLYYADRLVQFPLGVFGVAVGTVALPGLSKLASSGKMEEFTATLNASLRLTLFICLPAAAGLIALADPMVRVLFGRGAFGEHAIAATAGALVAYGVGLPAFACVRPLYSAYFSLTDTRTPAITAVVCLVVYVVTGLALMGSTGHVGLALATSVSSWVNVAILGIILRRKLGGTWFRPGRTTLVGTLLSIGVGFGAYATASRPYLSLILICGWAVAYMGVASLFQVEEARMLTDFALRRLRRNI from the coding sequence ATGTCGCACCACGTCAGACAGATCGCCAAGGACGCCTCCATTGTCGGGGGCGCGACCTTGTTGTCCCGAATCCTGGGTTTTTTCCGGGATATGATCCTGGCCTATGTCCTGGGAGCCGGCATCTCCGCCGACGCCTTTTACGTGGCCTACCGCCTGCCCAACATGATGCGCCGGCTTTTTGCCGAAGGTTCCATGACCATGGCTTTCGTGCCGGTCTTTTCCCGGCTCCGGGAAGAAGTCGGCGATGAAAAAGCCTTTGCCATGCCGCGCTCGGCCATGGTCTGGCTGCTCCTCATCCTCGGTGTCCTGACCACCCTGGCCATCATCTTCGCCCGGCCGCTGACCAGGCTCATCACCCCGGGCTTTGCCGACAATCCGGCCCTGTTTGAACTGACCGTGGACCTCACGCGCATCGTCTTCCCCTATATCATCGAAATCTCGGCCGTGGCCCTGTGCATGGGCGTGCTCAACTCCTACGGCCACTTCCTGGCGCCGGCTCTGGCCACGTCCGAACTCAACACCATCATCATCGTAGGGGCCGGCGTGGCTTGGCTGTTTCACCTCGACGTCGCCCACACCCTGGCCTGGTCGGTGGTTATCGGCGGCCTGGGTCAGGTGTTCATGCAGCAGCCCCAGATGAAGAAATTCGGCTTTTCCTGGCGCGGCCCCTGGTCGTTTCGCGACAAAGGCGTGGCCCGCATGGGCCTTCTCATGCTGCCGACAGCCTTTGGCGCAGCGGTCTACCAGCTCAACATCGTCATAGGAACGCTGCTGGCCTCCTACCTGCCGACCGGCAGCATCTCCTATCTCTATTACGCCGACCGGTTGGTGCAGTTTCCGCTCGGCGTGTTTGGCGTGGCCGTGGGCACGGTGGCCCTGCCGGGTCTGTCCAAGCTGGCCTCGTCCGGAAAGATGGAGGAATTCACCGCCACCTTAAACGCCTCCCTGCGCCTGACGCTTTTCATATGTCTGCCGGCAGCGGCCGGGCTCATTGCCCTGGCTGATCCCATGGTGCGGGTGCTGTTTGGTCGCGGGGCCTTTGGCGAACACGCCATTGCCGCCACGGCCGGGGCCCTGGTGGCCTACGGCGTGGGGCTGCCGGCCTTTGCCTGCGTGCGGCCCCTCTATTCCGCCTACTTCTCCCTGACCGACACCCGCACCCCGGCCATCACTGCCGTCGTGTGCCTGGTGGTCTATGTCGTCACCGGTCTGGCGCTCATGGGCAGCACCGGGCATGTGGGACTGGCCCTGGCCACGTCAGTGTCGTCCTGGGTCAATGTGGCGATCTTGGGGATCATCTTGCGGCGAAAGCTCGGGGGCACGTGGTTTCGCCCCGGGCGCACCACGCTTGTAGGCACGCTCTTAAGTATTGGCGTAGGCTTTGGGGCCTATGCCACGGCCAGCCGGCCCTACCTGTCCCTGATCCTCATTTGCGGCTGGGCTGTGGCCTATATGGGCGTCGCCTCGCTCTTTCAGGTGGAAGAAGCCAGGATGCTCACCGACTTCGCGCTGCGGCGGCTGCGCCGCAACATCTAG